DNA sequence from the Pleurocapsa sp. PCC 7319 genome:
AAAGGTCAACCAAGGATTGATTTCAGCTTCCACAATTAATACTGGATCTGCTGGAGATGTAGAACTTAATACTGCCCAACTTTTGGTCGAGGAGGGAGGACAAATTACGGCCTCTAGTCTCGCTGCTGGAGATGGAGGCAGTTTATCCATCAATGCTACCGAATCTGTAGAGTTAAGAGGAACCGATCCTAGTGGTTTTGTTCCCAGTAGTTTGGTGGTAGGAAGTCAACTAACCAGTGGAACTGGAAATAGTGGGAACTTGATTCTTACTAGTCCTAAACTAACCATTAGGGATGGAGCAATCATAACTGCTAGTACCCTCGGAACAGGAACAGGAGGTAATATTCAAATTTATGCTACTGATTCGGTAAATCTTCATAATGGTGCCAAGGTTGTAGTCAATAGTCAAGGTCAAGGCGATGCTGGAAAATTAAAAATTGCTACTAATTCTCTAACTCTGGAAAGGCAATCTAGTTTATCGGCAGAAACACTTGCCAGTAAGGGAGGCAACATTCAGTTAGACGTGATGGATTTATTGTTACTCCAAGAAAATAGTACTATTTCCACGACCGCTGGTAGTAAAAGTATTGGAGCAGATGGTGGCAATATTGACATCAACGCTGATTTCGTGGTGGCTATGCCTTCGGAGAATAGTGATATTACAGCTAATGCTTTTCAAGGCAAAGGAGGAGAAATTCAAATTAATACTCAAGGAATTTTTGGTATAGCTCAAAAAGATCTTGATCCCAAAACTAATGATATTAACGCTAGTTCTAATTTAGGGGTAGATGGCAATATTACAATTATGACTGGCGTTATTGAAACTTTTCCAGAAATTGCTGAACCCCCAGGCAACATTGTCGAATCAGATGGAGTAGTTGCTCGAATTTGCGATCCTCTAGAAACAGCTGAAGATATTTCAGCTGATACGGAAAATACTCTAACTCTCAAAGATCGAGGTGCTGTTCCGCCTCAACCAACTGATCTTTTGACTTCCAATAACGTTTTAATCAATACCCAATCTTTACTTGGTAATGAACAAATTAGAGATCTAAAACAAGCAGAGAAACCAGAAAAAGCAGCCAAAAATTCATCGTCACCTATAATAACTGCTCAAGGTAAAATTTATCCTGCGCGGGGAGTAGTTCAACAAGCTGATGGCACAGTTATCTTAACCTCTTATAATAGCGATCGCCATCAGCGTACTCTCAATCATTCGCCTAATTGTGGATAGTCTGACCGTCTGAAGCCATCATTGTATTGACATTCCTACGCATGAATGACGTGGGTTTTCACCTTCTATAAAACTTTCTTGAAACTCTAGCTACACTAAATTAGTGACATCCTCCCAACACTGAATTATTTTATCGCTTTCGCTCTAAAATTATTACAGTGTGGGCTTCCATTATCGCTAATGGATCTTGCTCCCCTACTATCCAAAGATAGGTTGCGCCACTTATCTACAACCAAGTTGCCCGACAGTACGACTTGAGAGCCAATTTCTTGCTTTTCGGGAGTCCCCCGATACGTTTCTCTACCTCGGTTACAGATTTCCTGACCAGAGGCAATATCCCTGTTGACAACATAATTACATTCATGACACTCACTTAGTCGAACCCTTAGATCCTTTCTGACTTCAGAGCGACAATTAGGGCAAACCTGGCTAGTGCCACGATGATCAACCCGACCGACAAAGACATCTCGTTTCTGGGCTACATATTCTAATATGTCTCGCAATTTTCCCCAACCAGCGTCTATCGTATGCTTACCTAACATCCCTTTTGCCATAATACGAAAGTCACAATCTTCAACGTAGATTGTATCTGCCATATCACACAGTTTATGGGCAAGTTTGAACTGATAGTCAGATCGCCTGAATGCTATGTAGTTATGTTGTTTAGCTACTTTTAGTTGAGCTTTTTCATAGTTTTTCCCTCGTTTCTTTTTTCTTGACAGACGCTTTTGTAGCACTTTCAGCCGACGATAGGCTGTCTTGAAAAACTTGGGTCGCTTCTCTATATATCCATCGCTTGTTGCCACGTAGGACAACAAGCCGACATCAACACCGATTGCGTGACCATGAGGTACGGGACTAGGAAGCTCAATATCTGATTCTATCGCTACCACTGCAAACCAACCTATTGCCTTTTTCAGTACTCTGACTTGCTTGATAACAAAACTTTCAGGGATTGGTCTATGTAGGTTGATTTGTACTTTTCCTAATTTAGGTAGTTGAATTTGCCAATCACTCACTGGGTTGGTTTTGAACTGAGGAAACAACATTGACTTCATTTGTCCATACTTCTTAAAGCGTGGGAAGCCATAACCTCTAGCTTGGAATGAATCCCAACTATCATGCAATCGTCTAATATTGGTTTGCAATACTTGTGACGGTACAGCTTGGAGTCGTGAAAATTTCTTCTTGGCTTTTGGTAAGTTGTTTTGCTGTTGGTGGTAGCTAGGGAACGGATAATCCGCAGCCATCATATATTCTGATTCTAAACTACACCTATCGAGAGAACATTTTCGACTGGCTATCCAATCTTTTAGTTCTCTGAGAGCGTAGTTATAGCTGACACGGCAAGTTTCCAGCCACTCATCGAGTAGCTCAACTTGTTCATTATCAGGATAGATGCGATAGCGATAGTTGAGAATCATCTGACTATTCTACCACTATCTCTTAGCAATGGTAAACCTGTCCCACTGACCCGCTCAGTTCGCTTTCATGAGGGGCTGTCGCCTGTGGTTTCCCAGGCGTTTATAAGCTCCGTCCCAACGCTAAGTGCTATATGCGAAGCGGTATCCCTTTAGGGACATCCTTGGCACTATAGCGTGGGACTTTCCGCTCACAGGTGTTAAAAACTTGCCATCCCCCTTAAGGTAAGTCTGTGGCTCCCATTAAATAGCGATCGCATTCACGAGCCACACCACGACCTTCGTTAAATGCCCAAACTACGAGGCTTTGTCCCCGACGACAATCCCCTGCTGCGAATATACCAGGAATATTAGTAGTATACTTTTCATGCTCTGCTTTGATATTGTTACGGGCATCTTTTTCTAGACCGAAAGCATCAAGCAGGGGTTGTTCAGGACTAACAAATCCCATTGCCAAGAGAACTAGTTGAGCCGGTATAACTTTTTCTGTCCCGGGGATAGGTTGGGGTATAAAGCGACCATTAGCATCTCTTTCCCATTGAATTTTAGCGGTATGGACGGCTTTAATATGTCCTTGTTCGTCTCCCTCAAACTTGGTTGTAGTAGTTAGATAGCCACGAGGATCGTCACCAAATTTGGCAGCAGCTTCTTCCTGTCCATAATCAAGACGATAAACTTTAGGCCACTCTGGCCAGGGGTTATTAGGAGCGCGTTCGAGGGGGGGTTGGGGCATAATTTCTAGTTGTTCTAGGCTTCGGCAACCGTGACGCACCGATGTACCTACGCAGTCGGTTCCCGTGTCCCCACCACCAATAATGACCACATCTTTATTTCGTGCAGATATAGGGGTATCCTTGCCGTCTAGCAGTGCTTGAGTATTGGCAGTCAGAAACTCCATCGCAAAGTGAATGCCTTTTAAAGAACGACCTTCAACGGGCAAATCTCTGGGTTTGGTCGAACCAGTACAAAGTATCACTGAATCATATTCCGATCGCAATTGTTCGGCTGATATATCTTTGCCAATTTCGGTATTGCAGGTAAATGTTACTCCTTCTTGTTCTAAGAGTTTAATGCGACGCATGACAATTTCTTGCTTGTCCAATTTCATATTGGGAATACCATACATTAGCAATCCTCCTGGACGATCTGCTCGCTCAAAGACAGTTACCCAATGACCTGCTTTATTGAGTTGAGCCGCAGCAGAAAGACCCGCAGGTCCAGAACCTACTACAGCAACTTTTTTACCGGTGCGTTTTTGTGGTGGCTCGGGCTTGACCCAACCTGCTTCCCAACCTTTTTCAATTATTGAATATTCAATATTTTTAATTGTTACTGGAGGATTATGAATTCCCAAAACGCAAGAACCTTCACAGGGTGCGGGACATACGCGACCAGTAAATTCAGGAAAATTATTAGTTTTGTGTAAGCGTTCTAAAGCCTCTTGCCATAGTCCGCGATAAATGAGGTCGTTCCATTCGGGAATAAGGTTGTTAATTGGGCAACCACTAGCCATTCTATTAATGGTGATACCCGTATGGCAAAAGGGCGTGCCACAGTCCATACACCTAGCAGCTTGGGTTTTGAGATTGTCCTCTGGCATAGGCAGATGGAATTCGTCCCAGTTGCGAATGCGATCGCCTGGTGATAATTCAGAAGGTTCTTCGCGGAGATATTCAATAAAGCCTGTTGGTTTTCCCATTGTTGTGTCGTCTATTATGTTGGTTCAGATCAAGAAATTATTTGGTAAGGGCGATTCGCGATTCGCCCCAGCGGTTAACAAAAAATTAGCTTCCACTTATGCGGGCAGCATCACGAGCATTGGCTTCAAAGGCAGCAGTTAGGGCATCGTCCCCACTTAAACCTTCAGCGATCGCTTTTTGAATAGCTTGTAATACTCGCTTGTAGTCTCTGGGCATCACTTTGACAAATTTTGTTGCTGTCTCTTGCCAGTTGGCTAGCACTTTTGCTGCTTTTTGACTGTTGGTATAGTCGAGGTGTTTTTGAATCATCTGGTAAACAGTTTCGCGATCTTCTTCATCTAGAGGTTCAATATCTGCCATTTGCGTGTTACAACGAGTTGCAAAGTCTCCTTGCTCATCAAGAATGTATGCGACTCCACCACTCATGCCTGCGGCAAAATTTCGTCCCGTTGAGCCGAGAATTACAACTTTGCCACCAGTCATGTATTCGCAACCATGGTCGCCGACTGCTTCAACTACAGCATGAACCCCAGAGTTACGAACGCAGAATCGCTCTCCTGCCATACCGTATATATAGGCTTCTCCCCCAGTTGCTCCATAAAATGCCACATTACCAATGATAATATTTTCCTCTGGTACAAAGGTGGAACTTTCTGGAGGATAAACAATTATTTTG
Encoded proteins:
- a CDS encoding RNA-guided endonuclease TnpB family protein — its product is MILNYRYRIYPDNEQVELLDEWLETCRVSYNYALRELKDWIASRKCSLDRCSLESEYMMAADYPFPSYHQQQNNLPKAKKKFSRLQAVPSQVLQTNIRRLHDSWDSFQARGYGFPRFKKYGQMKSMLFPQFKTNPVSDWQIQLPKLGKVQINLHRPIPESFVIKQVRVLKKAIGWFAVVAIESDIELPSPVPHGHAIGVDVGLLSYVATSDGYIEKRPKFFKTAYRRLKVLQKRLSRKKKRGKNYEKAQLKVAKQHNYIAFRRSDYQFKLAHKLCDMADTIYVEDCDFRIMAKGMLGKHTIDAGWGKLRDILEYVAQKRDVFVGRVDHRGTSQVCPNCRSEVRKDLRVRLSECHECNYVVNRDIASGQEICNRGRETYRGTPEKQEIGSQVVLSGNLVVDKWRNLSLDSRGARSISDNGSPHCNNFRAKAIK
- the gltD gene encoding glutamate synthase small subunit produces the protein MGKPTGFIEYLREEPSELSPGDRIRNWDEFHLPMPEDNLKTQAARCMDCGTPFCHTGITINRMASGCPINNLIPEWNDLIYRGLWQEALERLHKTNNFPEFTGRVCPAPCEGSCVLGIHNPPVTIKNIEYSIIEKGWEAGWVKPEPPQKRTGKKVAVVGSGPAGLSAAAQLNKAGHWVTVFERADRPGGLLMYGIPNMKLDKQEIVMRRIKLLEQEGVTFTCNTEIGKDISAEQLRSEYDSVILCTGSTKPRDLPVEGRSLKGIHFAMEFLTANTQALLDGKDTPISARNKDVVIIGGGDTGTDCVGTSVRHGCRSLEQLEIMPQPPLERAPNNPWPEWPKVYRLDYGQEEAAAKFGDDPRGYLTTTTKFEGDEQGHIKAVHTAKIQWERDANGRFIPQPIPGTEKVIPAQLVLLAMGFVSPEQPLLDAFGLEKDARNNIKAEHEKYTTNIPGIFAAGDCRRGQSLVVWAFNEGRGVARECDRYLMGATDLP